The following are encoded in a window of Vigna unguiculata cultivar IT97K-499-35 chromosome 8, ASM411807v1, whole genome shotgun sequence genomic DNA:
- the LOC114193029 gene encoding uncharacterized protein At1g66480-like, with protein MGNTIGRSRKAKVMKVDGETLKFKTPARANDVVKDYPGHVLLDSEAVKHFGLRAKPLEPHHELKPRKIYFLVELPKIQPEDDKSTLHRRVRSSGIRGMNAKDRLELLMLSKRSVSDLALVRPNPNLGSDGPMRVKMRLPKAQLDRLMEESTDGSDVAEKIISLYMGNNAGEAAGSAAVEDGGARTLHHHTHKPRGKRVSFSPVENEEIRVEAPSQ; from the coding sequence ATGGGGAACACCATAGGAAGGAGTAGAAAGGCGAAGGTGATGAAGGTGGATGGAGAAACGTTGAAGTTCAAAACTCCGGCAAGAGCGAACGACGTCGTCAAGGACTACCCCGGCCACGTTCTGTTGGACTCCGAAGCGGTCAAACATTTTGGGCTTCGGGCCAAGCCGCTTGAGCCTCACCACGAATTGAAGCCCAGGAAAATCTACTTCCTCGTTGAGTTACCCAAGATTCAACCCGAAGACGATAAATCGACGCTGCATAGGAGGGTGCGATCCAGTGGTATCCGCGGCATGAACGCTAAGGATAGACTCGAGCTCTTGATGCTCTCCAAACGCTCCGTGTCGGATCTCGCCCTCGTCAGGCCCAACCCCAATCTGGGCTCTGATGGGCCCATGAGGGTTAAGATGAGACTCCCCAAGGCCCAGTTGGACAGGCTCATGGAAGAGAGCACCGACGGGTCCGACGTGGCGGAGAAAATCATAAGTTTGTACATGGGAAACAATGCCGGCGAGGCCGCCGGCAGTGCAGCGGTAGAGGACGGTGGCGCCAGGACGCTGCACCATCACACTCACAAACCACGTGGG
- the LOC114193856 gene encoding transcription repressor MYB4-like: MRKPCCDKENINKGAWSKQEDQKLIDYIRVHGEGCWRSIPKAAGLHRCGKSCRLRWLNYLRPDIKRGIFAEDEEDLIIKLHALLGNRWSLIAGRLPGRTDNEVKNYWNSHIRRKLIKMGIDPNNHKPHQSFSRPHASSAEGASTSESMNKGHNKVPIFKSPLAATHHRISFTEQESAIISSPSLNLDLTIALPSSLIGALEEDTPVQNSESTNTQIDLNC; encoded by the exons ATGCGAAAACCTTGTTGTGACAAAGAAAACATCAATAAAGGAGCATGGTCTAAGCAAGAAGATCAAAAGCTCATTGACTACATCAGAGTTCATGGTGAAGGTTGTTGGCGTTCCATTCCCAAAGCTGCTG GGTTGCATCGTTGTGGCAAAAGCTGCAGACTGAGATGGTTAAACTACTTACGACCAGACATCAAACGTGGAATCTTtgctgaagatgaagaagatcttatcatcaaactccatgcCCTCCTTGGTAACAg GTGGTCACTCATTGCTGGAAGATTGCCAGGAAGAACAGACAATGAGGTGAAGAACTATTGGAATTCTCACATCCGCAGAAAACTGATAAAGATGGGGATTGATCCAAACAACCATAAGCCACACCAAAGCTTTTCTCGTCCTCATGCTTCTTCTGCTGAGGGGGCATCAACATCCGAATCCATGAACAAAGGCCACAATAAAGTTCCCATCTTTAAATCCCCACTTGCTGCCACTCATCACAGGATTTCCTTCACAGAACAAGAATCAGCAATTATTTCGTCACCCTCTTTGAATCTTGACCTAACAATTGCTTTACCTTCTTCCCTGATTGGTGCTTTGGAAGAAGACACGCCAGTACAAAATTCCGAGTCCACCAACACACAAATAGATCTCAACTGTTAG
- the LOC114193103 gene encoding uncharacterized protein LOC114193103, producing the protein MSEKALRDLNTTLGTERKNEDSSKACLTKPSVDNADENIEERQKKKTSSSLVSPAVNGNEIVTVNSGAEVVNAEVEYIESENLNDLEDIDTCLKTLLAGLDSKDWVLVCDTLNNVRRLSIFHKEAMLDMLGDVITSIAKSLKSPRSAVCKTAIMTSADIFSTYNDLIIDSLDPLLVQLLLKASQDKRFVCEAAEKALISMTTWISPISLLPKLQPYLKNKNPRIRAKASMCFSRSVPRLGAEGIKTYGIDKLIQVAASQLSDQLPESREAARALLLELQNVYEKFHDHMASAVNEHTIDDHTVNDHTVNEHTVNDHTVNEHTANDHTVNEHPEMSSWESFCQSKLSPLSAQAVLRVTSIAREGLVS; encoded by the exons GATGAAAATATTGAAGAACGGCAAAAGAAAAAGACTTCATCCTCCTTGGTTTCTCCAGCTGTTAATGGAAATGAGATTGTGACTGTTAATTCTGGTGCAGAGGTTGTAAATGCAGAAGTAGAATACATTGAATCTGAGAACTTGAATGATCTAGAAGATATTGATACTTGTCTCAAG ACCCTTCTAGCTGGACTTGACTCAAAGGATTGGGTCCTGGTTTGTGATACACTAAATAACGTACGGCGGTTATCTATATTTCATAAGGAAGCAATGCTTGATATGCT GGGAGATGTGATCACATCTATTGCAAAGTCCTTGAAAAGTCCTAGAAGCGCTGTTTGTAAAACAGCGATTATGACATCTGCTGACATTTTCAGCACATATAATGATCTCATAATAGATTCACTAGATCCTCTG CTGGTACAACTTCTTCTCAAGGCTTCACAGGACAAACGCTTTGTATGTGAGGCAGCTGAGAAAGCCTTGATATCAATGACTACATGGATTTCCCCTATTTCTCTATTGCCAAAATTGCAACCATATCTTAAGAACAAGAATCCTCGTATCCGTGCAAAGGCATCTATGTGCTTTTCTCGAAGTGTTCCACGACTG ggCGCAGAAGGCATAAAGACATATGGGATTGACAAATTGATCCAAGTAGCCGCATCGCAGTTGAGCGACCAGCTACCTGAGTCCAGGGAAGCAGCTCGAGCTCTACTTCTTGAGCTTCAAAACGTGTATGAGAAATTTCATGATCACATGGCATCTGCTGTCAACGAGCACACTATCGATGATCACACTGTCAATGATCACACTGTCAATGAGCACACTGTTAATGATCACACTGTGAATGAGCACACGGCTAATGATCATACTGTGAATGAGCATCCAGAGATGAGTTCTTGGGAAAGCTTCTGTCAGTCAAAACTTTCTCCTCTAAGTGCACAAGCTGTACTTCGTGTGACCAGCATCGCCCGGGAAGGTCTTGTTTCATGA